Part of the Salmo salar chromosome ssa10, Ssal_v3.1, whole genome shotgun sequence genome is shown below.
agacacctgggagccatccTCAGACACTGTCTGATGAGCAGCACTGACGCACAGGACGACACAGAGGAGTTTCACAGGTAACAGGTCTTATTATCTTAGTAAAGGCGTTCTGAACCTAAACCAGGGGTGTGAAACTCACTTCCTGGAGGGCTGTCTCTTCCTGGAGGGCTGGCCATGTCTCTGCTGGTTTTGTTATTTCCTTTCAATTTGTGTCCAATTAACACCTAGACAGCCAGGTGACCACCAGGTTGACCTTAATTGTTCAATCAAGTAAGGGAGCAGCGAATCCCCGATGACACTTTGCCCTCCAGGAATTGAGTTTGATCTGAGCTAAACTGTGTCTTGTGAAAACCCTTTGTGTTTCCCCTGGGCTGCATTCCTGTGATAACCCTTTGTGTTTCCCCTGGGCTGCATTCCTGTGATAACCCTTTGTGTTTCTCCTGGGCTGCATTCCTGTGATAACCCTTCGTGTTTCTCCTGGACTGCAGTCATTCACTGAACCTACTGGGGAACctccctctgtcctgtctggaTGTGCTGCTGATGCCCAAGGTTCAGCAGGGCTCAATAGAATACATGGGGGTCAACATGGATGCCGTCAACATGCTCCTGGAGTACATGGAGAAGAGGCTAGACAGGGTGAGCTGGATTTTAACCCTCAACAACAGGTTGAGATGCTGTTAGAAATGCTCAGTGGAGATTTCAATCTTGTTCTGATGGCATCTTTGCCTCGAGGGCAGAACTAATGCGATTGGTCAGATGAAAGCTCAACGGTCAGTGGGCGTAGTTTACGGTGCTCTAAAATGGAATGAAGGAAAACTCTAATCAGCATTACATAGACAATGTGTTTTCATAAAGGTGCCATAAACAGTTGCATACACACATTGTTTGGACGTGCATTAGTGTGTATCAGTTTATTGCCATCTCTTGGATCTCTTGTATAGTCTTTGCTCTTGGAGCTGCTCTCTGTGTGCCGTCCACCGAGGTGTTTACAGGTGATATAATAATGTCCCTGCAGAGGGTGTCTGGCTGTGTGGTTGGGATATGATTACCTCTCCAAATGGGATGTTGTTCTTGAAGGTTGTTACGAGGGTGTTCCGGAAGGCACACCAGTGTCTTTGGGGATATGGGTAAACAACCAGGACACAGCTGGAAGGCCTCAGTAATGAAACAGTCTAGTCTCATCCATAAGAGACATGTCAATAATTCATCTCAGCATGCAGAACCAAATCTTGTGAGAGACTTTGATGATATCTTTCAAATAACATCCACCGTATCGGTCGGTGTGGGTCTAGCTGCTAGCTGAAGAGGTTGTTGTATTATCTGTCTAATAACAGTTATGTGTGTGGGTCTCCAGGGCAAGAAACTGAAGGAGACCATGCTCCCCTCTCTTAACCTGCTGACTGAGAGCGCCCGCATCCACAGGGAAACCAGAAAGTTCCTCAGGATGAAGGTAGGTGATTGGACGTTTCATCTCCTCATTCATCCAATTGCACGTCAATTACTGAATGTCCCATTGAGTTGGTTcttcgtttgtgtgtgtgtgtgtgtgtgtgtaggtactcCCTCCTCTGCGGGACGTGAAGAATCTACCAGAAGTGGGGAACGCCCTTCGCAACAAGCTTGTTCGCCTGATGACCAACATTGACACTGATGTCAAGAACTGTGCAGCAGAGTTCCTATTCGTCCTGTGCAAAGaaagtggtgagtggtggtgtttTTCTCTGCTTTCTAATTTTCTACAATTCATAAAGCCCTGACGTGTGTACCCTCTATTGCTATGTTGTTCACTGTTGTCCATCATAGTAGGAACCTTGATTTCTGGCTTTCTCAATAGCCGAGTGATGAACCACATTTGGAAGTATGGTAACATGAGACTACCATAATAAGGAAACTGTAGGATTTGTAATATAATTATTGTCCCCCATCCACACCCCCTTTCCATCCCGTGCAGTGTCCAGGTTCATTAAGTACACAGGCTATGGCAATGCAGCGGGTCTCCTGGCCGCCCGGGGGCTTCTGCGAGGGGGGGGCAACCCAGGCGTCTACTCTGAGGACGAGGACAGTGACACAGAAGAGTACCGTGAGGCCAAATCTCAGTGAGTTGAATTTAACTTTATTAATAATGGACAAATCTCAGTGATTTGAATTTAACTTTATTAATAATGGACAAATCTCAGTGAGTTGAATTGAAGTTTATTAATAATGGAGCCctgctctgttctctgtccttGGAGGAAACAGACACAGCTTTCGCTCTTGAAATTAATACATACATGCCTTATTTAGAAGAGTTAAAAATCATTGACATTTAGGTTCGGCCATCTTGGCCTTATTCAGAATGAGTAGCATTGTGTTCTCTGTCCTGGCCAGAATTAACCCTGTGACAGGCAGAGTGGAGGATGAGCAGCCCAACCCCATGGAGGGAATGACAGAGGAACAGAAGGAGCTGGAGGCCATGAAGCTGGTCAACATGTTTGATAAGCTCTCCAGGTAAAGATGCATTTTCAAAGTAGCCTAATCGCTGATCTGAAATGGTTGGATAGGTGAAACCCAGGACTCCGCTAGATATCCTACAGCAACCCAGTCGTGTGAGATCAGGGATTACTCTAAAGAACAACGTAAGGAAGGATGCATTTATTGGAACAGGGCCACAGACACAGATAGCTCACTGCAGCAGTGCCACAGTCTCCCAGCAGGTGTCCTCATCGCTTCCCTTCCCACTGTGGTTCATGCATCATTAATGAGCTGAGGCAGGAGCTGTTACCAACAGCTAACAGAGTATATATAtagacatttaaaaaaagaaaatgatgcagacaattacattgatggaagctacaatctatctgcaatattaaagttgATCTACCCTCTAAAAAAAACAGCTAACAGAGTATTCATGTACGATTGTGCAACATAGTGTCATAAAACTGGTTAGCAGACTATAATCTGGAAATGGACTGTAGACATGTGGAAATGGACTGTTGAAATGTGGAAAATGATTTTGGAAATGTGGAAATAGATTGTCTACCTGTTGCTTAATCCACTACCTCCTTTCCTAACAGTAGTGATGTTCAATACAATGTAAACATGTAATATTATAAATAATACACAGTAATGATCACAGCACTGCAGCCATATGTATTGGAATAATGAATCATCATAAATGTCTTTTGAATTGAGACTTTTCTATCTTTCAGGTCCAATATTATCCAGCCAATGATGCTGGGGAGTGATGGTTCGATGACACAGATGAATTCTGGCGACCTGCGACGAATGAGAGACCAGATACCACAGGGACAACAACTACACCTACAAACACAACTACGTCTAGAACCacaacaacaagaagaacaagaagaacatcaaaaacaacaacaagatcaacaacaacagcaaGGCTCAGGCAGCGAGGACGAGGACGAGGGTGAGGTAGAATGAATCAAATGGACTGTCACCTGTTGTCTGTCACAGGCTCTGAAGCTTATCGGTGCAGGCACAATCATCATCTGATGTAAGACAATGACTGTGTACTAAAATAGCTACAGTGTTTGAGTAGCATGTGAAATGTTAACTATCTTTCTTAAGCCTATAGTAATGTTCTGGGTTGTGATTAACTTCCATCAGTGTGTTTGGGTATGTTTTCTGCCTTTTGTAGGTGAAATACTTTACATATCGGGCTCCTTTCACATTAAATGTTGTTTCAAGACTTTAATCTTCTTTACATTCTCAAAAGACAGAATGGAACTGCGTGATGAGTTTCCCTTTATTTGACCCTGTTTTTTTTTGCGTTGTTCTTATACTGAGCAAATTATATTGAAATTATTTATAGAATTAAATTATGAATCAATTAATACTGTTTCAGTAGTTGCATTGTTCTAAACTAGTTATCAGAGAACCTCAAAATGAAGTATAATATCTGATTATATTCTGAGGTGTTTTTCATGTTATGTGATACCTGACGTTTTGGGGATGGGTGATCTTGATATGGTGTGCCACTATGCTATCTCAGTTATGTACACATTTCAGTTCAGAATGGGAATGAGAAAACAATCTGTTGATTTTAGGTGGTTTCATGTCAATTTAAAGGTTGGATGATATATATTTACCCTAATTTATATTGCATACCAAATCTAATGTGAGGTTCAGTAAAAATGTTTCAAAAACATTCTCTTGAATTGGCATCttttataaataaatattctTGGCATTTTATTTGCCTTTTACAGTAATTATCAGGTATCTACCAAGAAAGTCCATGGCAGAATGGTAATTAAACAGTAATAAAGATGAATTATGAATTAATATGTTATATTACAAAAAAGATTTGTTGCTGTAAACATTGTGCTATATTAGATTTAACCTCCACCTATAATTATTCATTGACCACTAATACAATAGAGAGGGAAATGGGGATTTCCATGGCTACAGGAAGAGAGCGCGTAAGGCACTTGGTTCAAggcctgggttgtgttcattagggcacacccaACAGGAAACACTGTAAAAAATGTTTGCCATGGAACTTACAACTGAAGGATTCTTATTGGACAactccaggtagtccctccctgtttcagtccattttcttccttttggtgcctaatgaacacgacccaggtctTATCAAGCGTTCACTTTACTGGCCACTGACGCATAACAAACACCAGCCTCCCGGCTCAGAATTAGaggtgtcattttaggtgaacacAGGTATACTGCAGAGATGAGATGAGCTTCTTCTGTCTTCTGACATTATGTAAATAGCGGAAGAGGAGAATCAGACTACCATGTCAGGGCTGCACAACCTTCTTCCTGGAGTTCTACGtcatgtaggttttcagtccCAACTCTAATTTCTCTTATTAGCTGTTCACCAAGACCTTAACTATCTGAATCATGTACGTTAGGTtagggttggattgaaaacctacagaatggtagatctccaggaagagtagTGGGGGCAGCCCTGTCATATGGATACATAACCTGTCTCGTTGACAGTAAAAGCTGCCCTCTGGTGGCTGATGCAATGTACTGGAAAGTGTTTTCTGGGTGGATTCAAAGTTCTTTTCAGTAGCTTCAGGAATATCATTAAAAAAGTTAGGCAATGTTGTTTACATATTTTAAAAATCTAAACGTATACAACACATTTATGTCACAAAAACAATTTTTATAATcaaatctatactgaacaataatataaacgcaacatgcaacaatttcaaagtttttactgagttacagttcatctaaggaaataagtcaattgaaaaaaaagtattgggccctaatctatggattttacatgactgggcaggggtgcagccatgggtggtccttggagggcataggcctacCCACTTGGCAGTCATGCCCACCCACTGGggtgccaggcccagccaatcagaactaTTTTTCTCCtagaaaagggctttattacagacagaaatactcctcagcaataaaggttaaatgaaaaaaaaatgtgttgtgGTTATTGTAAATGCACCATGAGACCTTTAGCTATCAGAATATAATAATAGCATTTATAATAGAATAGATACGATGTCCATTTTTGTGAGGAACAGAAATGTCTCTTCTGCCTACTGATCTACTAgaaaatatacactacatgaccaaaagtatggaaggctttccactagaagtTGGAActttgctgtggggacttgcatccattcagccacaagtgcattagtgaggtagggcactgatattgggtgattaggcctggctcgcagtcggcgttccaattcatctcaaaggtgttcaatgtggttgaggtcagggctctgtacaggtcaatcaagttcttccacaccaatctcgacaaaccctttctgtatggacctcgttttgtTCACGGGGCATTgcaatgctgaaacaggaaagggccttccccaaactgttgccacaaagttggaggcacaaaattgtctagaatgtcattttatgctgtggcgttaagatttcccttcactggaactaaggggcctcccCCGAACCATgcaaaacaaccccagaccattattcctcctccaccaaactttacagttggcactatgcattggggcaggtagcattctcctggcatccggcaAACCCATattcgtctgtcagactgccagatggtgaagcgtgattcatcactccagagaatgcgtttccactgctccagagtccaatggcggcgagctttacatcactccagccgacgcttggcattgcacatagtgatcataggcttgtgtgcggctgctcgtccatggaaacccatttcatgaagctcctgaatagcagttcttgtgctgaagctgcttccagaggcagtttggaactcggtagtgagtgttgcaaccgaggacagccgATTTTTACGCGTTACACgctatgcacttcagcactcggcggtgccgttctgtgagcttgtgtggcctaccacttcgtggctgagccgttgtcgctcctagacgtttccacttcacaataacagcccttacttgaccagggcagctctagcagggcagaaatttgatgaactgacttgttggaaaggtgacatcttatgacggtgccatgttgaaagtcactgagctcttcagtaaggccattctactgccaatgtttgtctatggagattgcatggctgtgtgctcaattttatacacttgtcagcaacaggtgtggctgaaatagtcaaatccactaatttgaaggggtgtcaacatacttttgtatgtgctttacatgtgcatgtgtgtgatggTTTAGATCAGAAGATGAGACAGTCGTAGTATTGGGACATTCATTTATTGGtacattcattaatataatcatcCCTCATATAAAGGGTTTAGGAGACTTCAGGAGAAGCCATCTGGAGTAATTCATCGGTGAAGTGGATCGGGGGTCAGTCCGGACAGGTCCACTTAGGAGTGGTGCTTGTAGTCCTCCAGGTGGGCCAGGACATAACCAGACGGACCCAGGATGGTGATGAAAAAGACTGTCAATGCAATGGCTTGCTCCTGGATGAAAACAACACCATTTACATCATTTTTAGGCCTACAATTATTTGATCTTGAAAATATTATCTTTCAATATTAAGTTTCAATAGAGATAAAAATGTATTCATcaattcatctgactctgggtaagtagacaAATGATCTACATCtcgaaatctcacagtatcccataaaaaaaaatgtatacaccATAAcagagttgttgtttttttatgaaTAATTTGAAGGATGTTAAAGGTATAGTTGACTTTTTTACACCTTATAGTCAGATGGCTAACATAACAGCTATGGGGTTGATGGGGGCAATTAGTCAAAGTTAAATGTTCATGGCCAAATCCCCCTCATGTTATTAGTGCCTATTTAAACACCTCTAAATcatggattacagtttctcctggcccGTGGACAGGGTAAGGAACCATCTGACTGACAATAAGGGGTAAAAAAGTGAACTTATGCCTTAAATTAATTTACAAATCAATCATTGCAAATAGGGCATTAATGGTCATGTTTTTTTGGTTTTGTGTCATTTGTTCTGTTTTATTACCATGACTGAAATAATGCTCCCataatatacacagtaccagtcaaaagtgtggacacacctactcattctagggttcttctttatttttactattttctacattgtagaataatagtgaagacatcaaaactattaaataacacatatggaatcatgtagtaactaaaaaagtgttaaacaaatcaacatatatttgagATATATCAACATATATTTGAGATATATCAACATATTTTTgagattactacatgattccatatgtgttatttcatacttttgactggtactgtatatatatatatatatatattgccaaGTATTACTTTTCCGTATGGGATGTTTCAATATTATGTTTCAATTGTATTTCAGTCATTTTTGTTGTGGTCCCACTTTACCaaccatagctagctaaagtaggacagcatggagtagctaaagtgggacagTCTTATAGGCTTTTCCAATGGAGGAAAGAGATCCAGTTTACATTTGGGACCCCCTGTACTGGTGCCCTGGTTCTTCTAGTACTCTATCCTGTTAATTTTTCATTGTAGTACTGTTATTAGTACTGTTATTAATACTGTTATTAGTACTGTTATTagtactattattactactgttATTAGTGCTCTTATTAGTACTGTTATTAGTACTATTATCAGTACTTTTATTAGTACTGTTATTAAAACTGTTATTAATTCTCTTATTAGTACTATTATTAGTACTCTTATTAGTACTCCTGTTAGTACTCTTATTAATACTGTTATTAATACTGTTATTAGTACTCTTATTAGTACTCTTATTAGTACTCATATTAGTAATCTTATTTGAGTGAATTCAGAAAGAGATTTTAGATTGTTCTGTCTTCTGTAACCTCTTCAGACATCTATCCAACATATTAACCCAACACAGAATCCATTTCTGAAATCCTCAGATGTTTCCTAATCACATCAAATGGAATTGAATTGTCATTGGGGtacagttacatttacattttttacattttagtcatttagcagacgctcttatccagagcgacttacagtagtgaatgcatacatttaatatatatatatttttttgtactggccccccgtgggaatcgaacccacaaccctggcgttgcaaacaccatgctctaccaattgagccacagtTAGTACTATAATGGTGTGCAGTTGATCTAACCTGCTGTCCCAGTCTACAAAATGCAAGCTGCAACTATGGTTTTGATTCAATGTACACACATGGGTGTGTCATGCCTCCTGTGAATATCCACATGTTTTTGTATGTGATCTTGAGGGTTTCAGAAAATGCATCATGTGTTGGGCTAATATGTTGGATAGATGTCTGAAGAGGTTACAGAAGACCTAAATGCAAAAAGTCTCCATACTTGTTCTGAATTCACCCTAGATGAGAATGTGGACTTTAAACAGTGGTGAGACATTTCTGTCAGTATCGTTCCCAACGTCCCAGCTGTAGATTTAAATCAAACTGGGCACAGTTTGACTATATTTGGCAAAGTCCTACAAGGTCACATTAATGGCACAATTTCAAGTAGGCTCCACGCACATGAACTAGACCACAAGGCAGGAAATGTGCGTAGCTTAGTTATCCGATgccaaacacataaaacaaatgtCAAACACACTTTAAAATAAAGGACTTGAATTATCCATGCATGCAACAGACTAGCCTACGTGAAGGAATTTACAGTGATAATGGCGTTATGCGCACTTCCCCTATAGACCAGCCTGGTGTTCactagatgggatacagcttttgtcagatttcccttttcgtagcaggttaggagaattaggttaaggttaggaaaggggttaggggtagggttagctaCAATGCaagaaaaataaacgtttgaccttaatttgacaaaagctgtatcttTTCTAGCCATGGACCCTATAGCCTAACCGTGTGAGACGTCCTAAAACTGTAATAGTCAGTTATTAATATCACCATCTTTACATTAACCCCATATGACTTTGATATAGTCTTATAATGCAAAATCATGCTTCAAATAGACAGAAATCAAATGGATTTGTGAAGGACGAGCTTTTACGCGCACTGCGGGGAGCATTCTAGGATAGGGAAGGTGCTCAGCAACCTGCTGCATGTACTTACGCCCGCGGATATGTGGTGCTTCGCAGGCTTGTGTGACAGGGCGGCTTTGGAGACGATCTGCGACCTCACTGCGACCCTCAGCAAATTCACTGAACTCTTGATCCCAGACATGTTGCCTCTTTAGTGGCTGATTTCAATCC
Proteins encoded:
- the ric8a gene encoding chaperone Ric-8A isoform X2 yields the protein MDLNAIIENMETSDQDAALMALQTYNKKMTRCFTFTTDEEEQRERLGELVLGFLERDLQPSCQLACLETIRILSRDKNNVAPFITHTAMQTLSRHAGIAISHGNVDCEGSVVLVPFAENPDLEVIVEALKSICNICLHNKVAVQVGQDLQLIVGIAERLKQCGEDQWNHYVRFFDLRLMFLLTAQRVAMRTQLLRELRGVSLLSNHLDATLGLYWPDTFEVGRAGVEVDPDSEEPAELPPLSREKIERAMEILKILFNITYDANRREVDEEEAAAFRHLGAILRHCLMSSTDAQDDTEEFHSHSLNLLGNLPLSCLDVLLMPKVQQGSIEYMGVNMDAVNMLLEYMEKRLDRGKKLKETMLPSLNLLTESARIHRETRKFLRMKVLPPLRDVKNLPEVGNALRNKLVRLMTNIDTDVKNCAAEFLFVLCKESVSRFIKYTGYGNAAGLLAARGLLRGGGNPGVYSEDEDSDTEEYREAKSQINPVTGRVEDEQPNPMEGMTEEQKELEAMKLVNMFDKLSRSNIIQPMMLGSDGSMTQMNSGDLRRMRDQIPQGQQLHLQTQLRLEPQQQEEQEEHQKQQQDQQQQQGSGSEDEDEGEVE
- the ric8a gene encoding chaperone Ric-8A isoform X1, encoding MDLNAIIENMETSDQDAALMALQTYNKKMTRCFTFTTDEEEQREDGKLQERLGELVLGFLERDLQPSCQLACLETIRILSRDKNNVAPFITHTAMQTLSRHAGIAISHGNVDCEGSVVLVPFAENPDLEVIVEALKSICNICLHNKVAVQVGQDLQLIVGIAERLKQCGEDQWNHYVRFFDLRLMFLLTAQRVAMRTQLLRELRGVSLLSNHLDATLGLYWPDTFEVGRAGVEVDPDSEEPAELPPLSREKIERAMEILKILFNITYDANRREVDEEEAAAFRHLGAILRHCLMSSTDAQDDTEEFHSHSLNLLGNLPLSCLDVLLMPKVQQGSIEYMGVNMDAVNMLLEYMEKRLDRGKKLKETMLPSLNLLTESARIHRETRKFLRMKVLPPLRDVKNLPEVGNALRNKLVRLMTNIDTDVKNCAAEFLFVLCKESVSRFIKYTGYGNAAGLLAARGLLRGGGNPGVYSEDEDSDTEEYREAKSQINPVTGRVEDEQPNPMEGMTEEQKELEAMKLVNMFDKLSRSNIIQPMMLGSDGSMTQMNSGDLRRMRDQIPQGQQLHLQTQLRLEPQQQEEQEEHQKQQQDQQQQQGSGSEDEDEGEVE
- the LOC106561622 gene encoding cytochrome c oxidase subunit 8B, mitochondrial is translated as MSGIKSSVNLLRVAVRSQIVSKAALSHKPAKHHISAGEQAIALTVFFITILGPSGYVLAHLEDYKHHS